A part of Antechinus flavipes isolate AdamAnt ecotype Samford, QLD, Australia chromosome 6, AdamAnt_v2, whole genome shotgun sequence genomic DNA contains:
- the SF1 gene encoding splicing factor 1 isoform X4 produces the protein MEQKTVIPGMPTVIPPGLTREQERAYIVQLQIEDLTRKLRTGDLGIPPNPEDRSPSPEPIYNSEGKRLNTREFRTRKKLEEERHNLITEMVALNPDFKPPADYKPPATRVSDKVMIPQDEYPEINFVGLLIGPRGNTLKNIEKECNAKIMIRGKGSVKEGKVGRKDGQMLPGEDEPLHALVTANTMENVKKAVEQIRNILKQGIETPEDQNDLRKMQLRELARLNGTLREDDNRILRPWQSSETRSITNTTVCTKCGGAGHIASDCKFQRPGDPQSAQDKARMDKEYLSLMAELGEAPVPASAGSASGPAAAPLASAPRPAAPANNPPPPSLMSTTQSRPPWMNSGPSENRPYHGMHGGGPGGPGGGPHNFPHPLPSLTGGHGGHPMQHNPNGPPPPWMQPPPPPMNQGPHPPGHHGPPPMDQYLGSTPVGSGVYRLHQGKGMMPPPPMGMMPPPPPPSGQPPPPPSGPLPPWQQQQQQPPPPPPPSSSMASSTPLPWQQNTTTTTTSAGTGSIPPWQQQQAAAAASPGAPQMQGNPTMVPLPPGVQPPLPPGAPPPPPPPPPGSAGMMYAPPPPPPPPMDPSNFVTMMGMGVAGMPPFGMPPAPPPPPPQN, from the exons ATGGAACAGAAGACCGTGATCCCGGGCATGCCTACTGTGATCCCCCCGGGCCTGACGAGGGAGCAAGAAAGAGCTTACATAG TGCAACTGCAGATAGAAGACCTGACTCGCAAACTGCGCACAGGAGACCTGGGCATCCCCCCTAACCCTGAGGACAG GTCCCCTTCCCCTGAGCCCATTTACAATAGCGAGGGGAAGCGCCTCAACACGAGGGAATTTCGAACCCGGAAGAAGCTGGAGGAAGAAAGACACAACCTCATCACCGAGATGGTGGCGCTCAATCCCGACTTCAAGCCTCCTGCAGATTACAA ACCTCCAGCGACCCGGGTAAGCGACAAGGTGATGATTCCGCAAGATGAGTATCCAGAAATCAACTTTGTGGGACTTCTCATTGGACCCAG GGGCAACACCTTGAAGAATATTGAGAAGGAGTGCAACGCCAAGATTATGATCCGGGGGAAAGGATCTGTGAAGGAAGGCAAAGTCGGGCGCAAAGATGGACAGATGCTGCCCGGGGAGGATGAGCCCCTCCATGCCCTGGTTACTGCCAATACCATGGAGAATGTCAAAAAGGCAGTGGAACAG ATCCGGAACATTCTGAAGCAGGGCATTGAAACCCCAGAAGACCAGAATGATCTCCGGAAGATGCAGCTTCGAGAGTTAGCCCGCCTGAACGGCACTCTGCGGGAGGATGACAACAG GATCTTAAGACCATGGCAGAGCTCAGAGACCCGAAGCATCACCAATACCACGGTCTGCACCAAATGTGGAGGGGCTGGCCACATTGCTTCAGATTGCAAGTTCCAAAG gcCTGGTGACCCGCAGTCGGCCCAGGACAAAGCCCGCATGGACAAGGAGTACCTGTCTCTCATGGCAGAGCTGGGCGAAGCTCCGGTTCCAGCTTCTGCCGGCTCGGCCTCTGGGCCCGCCGCCGCCCCGCTGGCCAGCGCACCTCGGCCTGCCGCCCCTGCCAACAACCCGCCGCCGCCG TCTCTCATGTCCACCACCCAGAGCCGCCCGCCATGGATGAACTCGGGGCCCTCGGAGAATCGCCCGTACCACGGGATGCACGGCGGAGGGCCCGGTGGCCCCGGCGGCGGGCCTCACAACTTCCCACACCCGCTGCCCAGTCTGACGGGGGGGCACGGTGGTCACCCCATGCAGCACAACCCCAACGGGCCCCCGCCCCCCTGGATGCAGCCGCCGCCACCGCCGATGAACCAGGGGCCCCACCCACCTGGGCACCATGGCCCTCCTCCAATGG ATCAGTACCTGGGAAGTACGCCTGTGGGCTCTGGGGTCTATCGCCTACATCAAGGAAAAG GTATGATGCCGCCGCCGCCTATGGGCATgatgccgccgccgccgcctcccaGTGGGcagcccccaccccctccctctgGCCCTCTTCCCCcatggcagcagcagcagcagcagcctccGCCTCCCCCGCCGCCCAGCAGCAGTATGGCTTCCAGTACCCCCTTGCCATGGCAGCAAA ATACGACGACTACCACCACGAGCGCTGGCACAGGGTCCATCCCGCCATGGCAACAGCAGCAGGCGGCTGCCGCAGCTTCTCCAGGAGCCCCTCAGATGCAAGGCAACCCCACTATGGTGCCCCTGCCCCCCGGGGTCCAGCCGCCTCTGCCGCCCGGGGCCCCCCCCCCTCCGCCGCCTCCGCCACCTGGTTCCGCCGGCATGATGTACGCCCCGCCCCCTCCTCCTCCGCCTCCCATGGACCCTTCTAACTTTGTCACCATGATGGGCATGGGGGTGGCGGGCATGCCGCCCTTCGGGATGCCTCCAGCTCCCCCACCGCCTCCACCACAGAActag
- the SF1 gene encoding splicing factor 1 isoform X1 translates to MATGANATPLGKLHPPAAAPPGLPPGPGPKRAFEPPPPPPPGRGGGGPGPGAGLPLGPVGPGLMAAPLAAAFPFAALPPPPPPPPPAAAAPGPTSGPPPQPPPPPGPAYPQAQPPPPPPPPPPPPQPPQPPPPPLFQHVSPPQPPPQPLQDPQPGPAGGGGDFPNKKRKRSRWNQDTMEQKTVIPGMPTVIPPGLTREQERAYIVQLQIEDLTRKLRTGDLGIPPNPEDRSPSPEPIYNSEGKRLNTREFRTRKKLEEERHNLITEMVALNPDFKPPADYKPPATRVSDKVMIPQDEYPEINFVGLLIGPRGNTLKNIEKECNAKIMIRGKGSVKEGKVGRKDGQMLPGEDEPLHALVTANTMENVKKAVEQIRNILKQGIETPEDQNDLRKMQLRELARLNGTLREDDNRILRPWQSSETRSITNTTVCTKCGGAGHIASDCKFQRPGDPQSAQDKARMDKEYLSLMAELGEAPVPASAGSASGPAAAPLASAPRPAAPANNPPPPSLMSTTQSRPPWMNSGPSENRPYHGMHGGGPGGPGGGPHNFPHPLPSLTGGHGGHPMQHNPNGPPPPWMQPPPPPMNQGPHPPGHHGPPPMDQYLGSTPVGSGVYRLHQGKGMMPPPPMGMMPPPPPPSGQPPPPPSGPLPPWQQQQQQPPPPPPPSSSMASSTPLPWQQNTTTTTTSAGTGSIPPWQQQQAAAAASPGAPQMQGNPTMVPLPPGVQPPLPPGAPPPPPPPPPGSAGMMYAPPPPPPPPMDPSNFVTMMGMGVAGMPPFGMPPAPPPPPPQN, encoded by the exons ATGGCGACCGGAGCGAACGCCACGCCGCTGGGTAAGCTGCACCCGCCGGCCGCGGCCCCGCCCGGCCTCCCCCCGGGGCCCGGGCCCAAGCGGGCCTTCgagccaccgccgccgccgccgccggggcggggggggggcggGCCGGGGCCCGGGGCGGGGCTGCCGCTGGGGCCTGTGGGCCCGGGGCTGATGGCGGCGCCGCTGGCCGCGGCCTTCCCCTTCGCGGCGCTGCCGCCGCCTCCCCCGCCGCCAccgcccgccgccgccgcccctgGCCCGACCTCCGGGCCCCCGCCGCAGCCGCCCCCGCCGCCGGGCCCCGCGTACCCGCAGGCGCAGCCGCcccctccgccgccgccgccgcctcctccaCCGCAGCCGCcccagccgccgccgccgccgctcttCCAGCACGTGTCTCCACCGCAGCCGCCGCCGCAGCCGCTCCAGGACCCGCAGCCGGGCCCGGCCGGCGGGGGAGGAG ATTTCCCCAATAAGAAGCGGAAGAGGAGCCGCTGGAATCAGGACACGATGGAACAGAAGACCGTGATCCCGGGCATGCCTACTGTGATCCCCCCGGGCCTGACGAGGGAGCAAGAAAGAGCTTACATAG TGCAACTGCAGATAGAAGACCTGACTCGCAAACTGCGCACAGGAGACCTGGGCATCCCCCCTAACCCTGAGGACAG GTCCCCTTCCCCTGAGCCCATTTACAATAGCGAGGGGAAGCGCCTCAACACGAGGGAATTTCGAACCCGGAAGAAGCTGGAGGAAGAAAGACACAACCTCATCACCGAGATGGTGGCGCTCAATCCCGACTTCAAGCCTCCTGCAGATTACAA ACCTCCAGCGACCCGGGTAAGCGACAAGGTGATGATTCCGCAAGATGAGTATCCAGAAATCAACTTTGTGGGACTTCTCATTGGACCCAG GGGCAACACCTTGAAGAATATTGAGAAGGAGTGCAACGCCAAGATTATGATCCGGGGGAAAGGATCTGTGAAGGAAGGCAAAGTCGGGCGCAAAGATGGACAGATGCTGCCCGGGGAGGATGAGCCCCTCCATGCCCTGGTTACTGCCAATACCATGGAGAATGTCAAAAAGGCAGTGGAACAG ATCCGGAACATTCTGAAGCAGGGCATTGAAACCCCAGAAGACCAGAATGATCTCCGGAAGATGCAGCTTCGAGAGTTAGCCCGCCTGAACGGCACTCTGCGGGAGGATGACAACAG GATCTTAAGACCATGGCAGAGCTCAGAGACCCGAAGCATCACCAATACCACGGTCTGCACCAAATGTGGAGGGGCTGGCCACATTGCTTCAGATTGCAAGTTCCAAAG gcCTGGTGACCCGCAGTCGGCCCAGGACAAAGCCCGCATGGACAAGGAGTACCTGTCTCTCATGGCAGAGCTGGGCGAAGCTCCGGTTCCAGCTTCTGCCGGCTCGGCCTCTGGGCCCGCCGCCGCCCCGCTGGCCAGCGCACCTCGGCCTGCCGCCCCTGCCAACAACCCGCCGCCGCCG TCTCTCATGTCCACCACCCAGAGCCGCCCGCCATGGATGAACTCGGGGCCCTCGGAGAATCGCCCGTACCACGGGATGCACGGCGGAGGGCCCGGTGGCCCCGGCGGCGGGCCTCACAACTTCCCACACCCGCTGCCCAGTCTGACGGGGGGGCACGGTGGTCACCCCATGCAGCACAACCCCAACGGGCCCCCGCCCCCCTGGATGCAGCCGCCGCCACCGCCGATGAACCAGGGGCCCCACCCACCTGGGCACCATGGCCCTCCTCCAATGG ATCAGTACCTGGGAAGTACGCCTGTGGGCTCTGGGGTCTATCGCCTACATCAAGGAAAAG GTATGATGCCGCCGCCGCCTATGGGCATgatgccgccgccgccgcctcccaGTGGGcagcccccaccccctccctctgGCCCTCTTCCCCcatggcagcagcagcagcagcagcctccGCCTCCCCCGCCGCCCAGCAGCAGTATGGCTTCCAGTACCCCCTTGCCATGGCAGCAAA ATACGACGACTACCACCACGAGCGCTGGCACAGGGTCCATCCCGCCATGGCAACAGCAGCAGGCGGCTGCCGCAGCTTCTCCAGGAGCCCCTCAGATGCAAGGCAACCCCACTATGGTGCCCCTGCCCCCCGGGGTCCAGCCGCCTCTGCCGCCCGGGGCCCCCCCCCCTCCGCCGCCTCCGCCACCTGGTTCCGCCGGCATGATGTACGCCCCGCCCCCTCCTCCTCCGCCTCCCATGGACCCTTCTAACTTTGTCACCATGATGGGCATGGGGGTGGCGGGCATGCCGCCCTTCGGGATGCCTCCAGCTCCCCCACCGCCTCCACCACAGAActag
- the SF1 gene encoding splicing factor 1 isoform X2 — MATGANATPLGKLHPPAAAPPGLPPGPGPKRAFEPPPPPPPGRGGGGPGPGAGLPLGPVGPGLMAAPLAAAFPFAALPPPPPPPPPAAAAPGPTSGPPPQPPPPPGPAYPQAQPPPPPPPPPPPPQPPQPPPPPLFQHVSPPQPPPQPLQDPQPGPAGGGGDFPNKKRKRSRWNQDTMEQKTVIPGMPTVIPPGLTREQERAYIVQLQIEDLTRKLRTGDLGIPPNPEDRSPSPEPIYNSEGKRLNTREFRTRKKLEEERHNLITEMVALNPDFKPPADYKPPATRVSDKVMIPQDEYPEINFVGLLIGPRGNTLKNIEKECNAKIMIRGKGSVKEGKVGRKDGQMLPGEDEPLHALVTANTMENVKKAVEQIRNILKQGIETPEDQNDLRKMQLRELARLNGTLREDDNRILRPWQSSETRSITNTTVCTKCGGAGHIASDCKFQRPGDPQSAQDKARMDKEYLSLMAELGEAPVPASAGSASGPAAAPLASAPRPAAPANNPPPPSLMSTTQSRPPWMNSGPSENRPYHGMHGGGPGGPGGGPHNFPHPLPSLTGGHGGHPMQHNPNGPPPPWMQPPPPPMNQGPHPPGHHGPPPMDQYLGSTPVGSGVYRLHQGKGMMPPPPMGMMPPPPPPSGQPPPPPSGPLPPWQQQQQQPPPPPPPSSSMASSTPLPWQQRPVPAAVARAMRLRTFRAHW, encoded by the exons ATGGCGACCGGAGCGAACGCCACGCCGCTGGGTAAGCTGCACCCGCCGGCCGCGGCCCCGCCCGGCCTCCCCCCGGGGCCCGGGCCCAAGCGGGCCTTCgagccaccgccgccgccgccgccggggcggggggggggcggGCCGGGGCCCGGGGCGGGGCTGCCGCTGGGGCCTGTGGGCCCGGGGCTGATGGCGGCGCCGCTGGCCGCGGCCTTCCCCTTCGCGGCGCTGCCGCCGCCTCCCCCGCCGCCAccgcccgccgccgccgcccctgGCCCGACCTCCGGGCCCCCGCCGCAGCCGCCCCCGCCGCCGGGCCCCGCGTACCCGCAGGCGCAGCCGCcccctccgccgccgccgccgcctcctccaCCGCAGCCGCcccagccgccgccgccgccgctcttCCAGCACGTGTCTCCACCGCAGCCGCCGCCGCAGCCGCTCCAGGACCCGCAGCCGGGCCCGGCCGGCGGGGGAGGAG ATTTCCCCAATAAGAAGCGGAAGAGGAGCCGCTGGAATCAGGACACGATGGAACAGAAGACCGTGATCCCGGGCATGCCTACTGTGATCCCCCCGGGCCTGACGAGGGAGCAAGAAAGAGCTTACATAG TGCAACTGCAGATAGAAGACCTGACTCGCAAACTGCGCACAGGAGACCTGGGCATCCCCCCTAACCCTGAGGACAG GTCCCCTTCCCCTGAGCCCATTTACAATAGCGAGGGGAAGCGCCTCAACACGAGGGAATTTCGAACCCGGAAGAAGCTGGAGGAAGAAAGACACAACCTCATCACCGAGATGGTGGCGCTCAATCCCGACTTCAAGCCTCCTGCAGATTACAA ACCTCCAGCGACCCGGGTAAGCGACAAGGTGATGATTCCGCAAGATGAGTATCCAGAAATCAACTTTGTGGGACTTCTCATTGGACCCAG GGGCAACACCTTGAAGAATATTGAGAAGGAGTGCAACGCCAAGATTATGATCCGGGGGAAAGGATCTGTGAAGGAAGGCAAAGTCGGGCGCAAAGATGGACAGATGCTGCCCGGGGAGGATGAGCCCCTCCATGCCCTGGTTACTGCCAATACCATGGAGAATGTCAAAAAGGCAGTGGAACAG ATCCGGAACATTCTGAAGCAGGGCATTGAAACCCCAGAAGACCAGAATGATCTCCGGAAGATGCAGCTTCGAGAGTTAGCCCGCCTGAACGGCACTCTGCGGGAGGATGACAACAG GATCTTAAGACCATGGCAGAGCTCAGAGACCCGAAGCATCACCAATACCACGGTCTGCACCAAATGTGGAGGGGCTGGCCACATTGCTTCAGATTGCAAGTTCCAAAG gcCTGGTGACCCGCAGTCGGCCCAGGACAAAGCCCGCATGGACAAGGAGTACCTGTCTCTCATGGCAGAGCTGGGCGAAGCTCCGGTTCCAGCTTCTGCCGGCTCGGCCTCTGGGCCCGCCGCCGCCCCGCTGGCCAGCGCACCTCGGCCTGCCGCCCCTGCCAACAACCCGCCGCCGCCG TCTCTCATGTCCACCACCCAGAGCCGCCCGCCATGGATGAACTCGGGGCCCTCGGAGAATCGCCCGTACCACGGGATGCACGGCGGAGGGCCCGGTGGCCCCGGCGGCGGGCCTCACAACTTCCCACACCCGCTGCCCAGTCTGACGGGGGGGCACGGTGGTCACCCCATGCAGCACAACCCCAACGGGCCCCCGCCCCCCTGGATGCAGCCGCCGCCACCGCCGATGAACCAGGGGCCCCACCCACCTGGGCACCATGGCCCTCCTCCAATGG ATCAGTACCTGGGAAGTACGCCTGTGGGCTCTGGGGTCTATCGCCTACATCAAGGAAAAG GTATGATGCCGCCGCCGCCTATGGGCATgatgccgccgccgccgcctcccaGTGGGcagcccccaccccctccctctgGCCCTCTTCCCCcatggcagcagcagcagcagcagcctccGCCTCCCCCGCCGCCCAGCAGCAGTATGGCTTCCAGTACCCCCTTGCCATGGCAGCAAA GACCCGTCCCCGCGGCGGTGGCCCGCGCCATGCGACTGAGGACTTTCCGCGCCCATTGGTGA
- the SF1 gene encoding splicing factor 1 isoform X5 has product MATGANATPLDFPNKKRKRSRWNQDTMEQKTVIPGMPTVIPPGLTREQERAYIVQLQIEDLTRKLRTGDLGIPPNPEDRSPSPEPIYNSEGKRLNTREFRTRKKLEEERHNLITEMVALNPDFKPPADYKPPATRVSDKVMIPQDEYPEINFVGLLIGPRGNTLKNIEKECNAKIMIRGKGSVKEGKVGRKDGQMLPGEDEPLHALVTANTMENVKKAVEQIRNILKQGIETPEDQNDLRKMQLRELARLNGTLREDDNRILRPWQSSETRSITNTTVCTKCGGAGHIASDCKFQRPGDPQSAQDKARMDKEYLSLMAELGEAPVPASAGSASGPAAAPLASAPRPAAPANNPPPPSLMSTTQSRPPWMNSGPSENRPYHGMHGGGPGGPGGGPHNFPHPLPSLTGGHGGHPMQHNPNGPPPPWMQPPPPPMNQGPHPPGHHGPPPMGMMPPPPMGMMPPPPPPSGQPPPPPSGPLPPWQQQQQQPPPPPPPSSSMASSTPLPWQQNTTTTTTSAGTGSIPPWQQQQAAAAASPGAPQMQGNPTMVPLPPGVQPPLPPGAPPPPPPPPPGSAGMMYAPPPPPPPPMDPSNFVTMMGMGVAGMPPFGMPPAPPPPPPQN; this is encoded by the exons ATGGCGACCGGAGCGAACGCCACGCCGCTGG ATTTCCCCAATAAGAAGCGGAAGAGGAGCCGCTGGAATCAGGACACGATGGAACAGAAGACCGTGATCCCGGGCATGCCTACTGTGATCCCCCCGGGCCTGACGAGGGAGCAAGAAAGAGCTTACATAG TGCAACTGCAGATAGAAGACCTGACTCGCAAACTGCGCACAGGAGACCTGGGCATCCCCCCTAACCCTGAGGACAG GTCCCCTTCCCCTGAGCCCATTTACAATAGCGAGGGGAAGCGCCTCAACACGAGGGAATTTCGAACCCGGAAGAAGCTGGAGGAAGAAAGACACAACCTCATCACCGAGATGGTGGCGCTCAATCCCGACTTCAAGCCTCCTGCAGATTACAA ACCTCCAGCGACCCGGGTAAGCGACAAGGTGATGATTCCGCAAGATGAGTATCCAGAAATCAACTTTGTGGGACTTCTCATTGGACCCAG GGGCAACACCTTGAAGAATATTGAGAAGGAGTGCAACGCCAAGATTATGATCCGGGGGAAAGGATCTGTGAAGGAAGGCAAAGTCGGGCGCAAAGATGGACAGATGCTGCCCGGGGAGGATGAGCCCCTCCATGCCCTGGTTACTGCCAATACCATGGAGAATGTCAAAAAGGCAGTGGAACAG ATCCGGAACATTCTGAAGCAGGGCATTGAAACCCCAGAAGACCAGAATGATCTCCGGAAGATGCAGCTTCGAGAGTTAGCCCGCCTGAACGGCACTCTGCGGGAGGATGACAACAG GATCTTAAGACCATGGCAGAGCTCAGAGACCCGAAGCATCACCAATACCACGGTCTGCACCAAATGTGGAGGGGCTGGCCACATTGCTTCAGATTGCAAGTTCCAAAG gcCTGGTGACCCGCAGTCGGCCCAGGACAAAGCCCGCATGGACAAGGAGTACCTGTCTCTCATGGCAGAGCTGGGCGAAGCTCCGGTTCCAGCTTCTGCCGGCTCGGCCTCTGGGCCCGCCGCCGCCCCGCTGGCCAGCGCACCTCGGCCTGCCGCCCCTGCCAACAACCCGCCGCCGCCG TCTCTCATGTCCACCACCCAGAGCCGCCCGCCATGGATGAACTCGGGGCCCTCGGAGAATCGCCCGTACCACGGGATGCACGGCGGAGGGCCCGGTGGCCCCGGCGGCGGGCCTCACAACTTCCCACACCCGCTGCCCAGTCTGACGGGGGGGCACGGTGGTCACCCCATGCAGCACAACCCCAACGGGCCCCCGCCCCCCTGGATGCAGCCGCCGCCACCGCCGATGAACCAGGGGCCCCACCCACCTGGGCACCATGGCCCTCCTCCAATGG GTATGATGCCGCCGCCGCCTATGGGCATgatgccgccgccgccgcctcccaGTGGGcagcccccaccccctccctctgGCCCTCTTCCCCcatggcagcagcagcagcagcagcctccGCCTCCCCCGCCGCCCAGCAGCAGTATGGCTTCCAGTACCCCCTTGCCATGGCAGCAAA ATACGACGACTACCACCACGAGCGCTGGCACAGGGTCCATCCCGCCATGGCAACAGCAGCAGGCGGCTGCCGCAGCTTCTCCAGGAGCCCCTCAGATGCAAGGCAACCCCACTATGGTGCCCCTGCCCCCCGGGGTCCAGCCGCCTCTGCCGCCCGGGGCCCCCCCCCCTCCGCCGCCTCCGCCACCTGGTTCCGCCGGCATGATGTACGCCCCGCCCCCTCCTCCTCCGCCTCCCATGGACCCTTCTAACTTTGTCACCATGATGGGCATGGGGGTGGCGGGCATGCCGCCCTTCGGGATGCCTCCAGCTCCCCCACCGCCTCCACCACAGAActag
- the SF1 gene encoding splicing factor 1 isoform X3 — protein MATGANATPLDFPNKKRKRSRWNQDTMEQKTVIPGMPTVIPPGLTREQERAYIVQLQIEDLTRKLRTGDLGIPPNPEDRSPSPEPIYNSEGKRLNTREFRTRKKLEEERHNLITEMVALNPDFKPPADYKPPATRVSDKVMIPQDEYPEINFVGLLIGPRGNTLKNIEKECNAKIMIRGKGSVKEGKVGRKDGQMLPGEDEPLHALVTANTMENVKKAVEQIRNILKQGIETPEDQNDLRKMQLRELARLNGTLREDDNRILRPWQSSETRSITNTTVCTKCGGAGHIASDCKFQRPGDPQSAQDKARMDKEYLSLMAELGEAPVPASAGSASGPAAAPLASAPRPAAPANNPPPPSLMSTTQSRPPWMNSGPSENRPYHGMHGGGPGGPGGGPHNFPHPLPSLTGGHGGHPMQHNPNGPPPPWMQPPPPPMNQGPHPPGHHGPPPMDQYLGSTPVGSGVYRLHQGKGMMPPPPMGMMPPPPPPSGQPPPPPSGPLPPWQQQQQQPPPPPPPSSSMASSTPLPWQQNTTTTTTSAGTGSIPPWQQQQAAAAASPGAPQMQGNPTMVPLPPGVQPPLPPGAPPPPPPPPPGSAGMMYAPPPPPPPPMDPSNFVTMMGMGVAGMPPFGMPPAPPPPPPQN, from the exons ATGGCGACCGGAGCGAACGCCACGCCGCTGG ATTTCCCCAATAAGAAGCGGAAGAGGAGCCGCTGGAATCAGGACACGATGGAACAGAAGACCGTGATCCCGGGCATGCCTACTGTGATCCCCCCGGGCCTGACGAGGGAGCAAGAAAGAGCTTACATAG TGCAACTGCAGATAGAAGACCTGACTCGCAAACTGCGCACAGGAGACCTGGGCATCCCCCCTAACCCTGAGGACAG GTCCCCTTCCCCTGAGCCCATTTACAATAGCGAGGGGAAGCGCCTCAACACGAGGGAATTTCGAACCCGGAAGAAGCTGGAGGAAGAAAGACACAACCTCATCACCGAGATGGTGGCGCTCAATCCCGACTTCAAGCCTCCTGCAGATTACAA ACCTCCAGCGACCCGGGTAAGCGACAAGGTGATGATTCCGCAAGATGAGTATCCAGAAATCAACTTTGTGGGACTTCTCATTGGACCCAG GGGCAACACCTTGAAGAATATTGAGAAGGAGTGCAACGCCAAGATTATGATCCGGGGGAAAGGATCTGTGAAGGAAGGCAAAGTCGGGCGCAAAGATGGACAGATGCTGCCCGGGGAGGATGAGCCCCTCCATGCCCTGGTTACTGCCAATACCATGGAGAATGTCAAAAAGGCAGTGGAACAG ATCCGGAACATTCTGAAGCAGGGCATTGAAACCCCAGAAGACCAGAATGATCTCCGGAAGATGCAGCTTCGAGAGTTAGCCCGCCTGAACGGCACTCTGCGGGAGGATGACAACAG GATCTTAAGACCATGGCAGAGCTCAGAGACCCGAAGCATCACCAATACCACGGTCTGCACCAAATGTGGAGGGGCTGGCCACATTGCTTCAGATTGCAAGTTCCAAAG gcCTGGTGACCCGCAGTCGGCCCAGGACAAAGCCCGCATGGACAAGGAGTACCTGTCTCTCATGGCAGAGCTGGGCGAAGCTCCGGTTCCAGCTTCTGCCGGCTCGGCCTCTGGGCCCGCCGCCGCCCCGCTGGCCAGCGCACCTCGGCCTGCCGCCCCTGCCAACAACCCGCCGCCGCCG TCTCTCATGTCCACCACCCAGAGCCGCCCGCCATGGATGAACTCGGGGCCCTCGGAGAATCGCCCGTACCACGGGATGCACGGCGGAGGGCCCGGTGGCCCCGGCGGCGGGCCTCACAACTTCCCACACCCGCTGCCCAGTCTGACGGGGGGGCACGGTGGTCACCCCATGCAGCACAACCCCAACGGGCCCCCGCCCCCCTGGATGCAGCCGCCGCCACCGCCGATGAACCAGGGGCCCCACCCACCTGGGCACCATGGCCCTCCTCCAATGG ATCAGTACCTGGGAAGTACGCCTGTGGGCTCTGGGGTCTATCGCCTACATCAAGGAAAAG GTATGATGCCGCCGCCGCCTATGGGCATgatgccgccgccgccgcctcccaGTGGGcagcccccaccccctccctctgGCCCTCTTCCCCcatggcagcagcagcagcagcagcctccGCCTCCCCCGCCGCCCAGCAGCAGTATGGCTTCCAGTACCCCCTTGCCATGGCAGCAAA ATACGACGACTACCACCACGAGCGCTGGCACAGGGTCCATCCCGCCATGGCAACAGCAGCAGGCGGCTGCCGCAGCTTCTCCAGGAGCCCCTCAGATGCAAGGCAACCCCACTATGGTGCCCCTGCCCCCCGGGGTCCAGCCGCCTCTGCCGCCCGGGGCCCCCCCCCCTCCGCCGCCTCCGCCACCTGGTTCCGCCGGCATGATGTACGCCCCGCCCCCTCCTCCTCCGCCTCCCATGGACCCTTCTAACTTTGTCACCATGATGGGCATGGGGGTGGCGGGCATGCCGCCCTTCGGGATGCCTCCAGCTCCCCCACCGCCTCCACCACAGAActag